From the genome of Terriglobia bacterium, one region includes:
- a CDS encoding glutamine--tRNA ligase/YqeY domain fusion protein, which produces MSNLSKEETSNPAATPAESSPAAAPSNFIRERFIEDLKTNKYEGRVQTRFPPEPNGYLHIGHAKAICLDFGLADEFGGHTNLRFDDTNPEKEETEYVESIMADVKWLGFHWDGLYYASDYFDQLYAWAVRLINAGKAYVDDLSQDEIRRYRGSLTEPGDESPFRNRSIEENLNLFERMRAGEFPDGSKTLRAKIDMASPNLNMRDPVMYRILHAEHHRTGNKWCIYPMYDFAHGQSDSIERVTHSMCTLEFTDHQPLYQWYIRELGIFPSQQIEFDRLNLTYTLLSKRKLLQLVQEKYVSGWDDPRMPTLCGIRRRGYTPEAIRNFCAAVGVSRTNGTTDFAMLEYFVREDLNKHAPRAMAVLRPLKVVIDNYPENQKEELELAVNPEDTSAGVRKVPFSRELYVEQDDFREDPPKQFFRLSPGREVRLRGGYFIKCTDVRKNSAGEVVEVHCTYDPETRSGNAPDKRKVKATIHWVSAATALDAEVRLYDKLFNMQNPNHVEEGKDFTANLNPNSLEVVQNAKVEPTLAGAKPGDRFQFERLGYFCVDPDSSGDRLAFNRTVALKDTWAKIEQRGK; this is translated from the coding sequence ATGTCGAACCTCTCTAAAGAAGAGACTTCCAATCCGGCCGCTACTCCCGCCGAAAGCTCGCCCGCAGCCGCCCCCAGCAATTTCATCCGCGAAAGGTTCATTGAAGATCTCAAGACCAACAAGTACGAAGGTCGCGTCCAGACGCGCTTTCCACCCGAACCCAACGGTTATCTCCACATCGGGCACGCCAAGGCCATCTGTCTCGACTTCGGTCTTGCGGACGAGTTCGGCGGCCACACCAACTTGCGCTTCGACGACACCAACCCCGAGAAGGAAGAGACCGAGTACGTCGAGTCCATCATGGCCGACGTCAAGTGGCTCGGCTTCCACTGGGACGGCCTCTACTACGCATCCGATTATTTCGACCAGCTTTACGCGTGGGCCGTACGACTAATCAATGCCGGCAAAGCTTACGTCGACGATCTCTCGCAGGATGAAATCCGCCGCTATCGAGGCTCCCTCACCGAACCGGGGGATGAGAGCCCATTCCGCAACCGCTCCATAGAAGAGAACCTGAATCTGTTCGAGCGCATGCGTGCAGGTGAATTTCCGGACGGTTCAAAGACCCTTCGCGCGAAGATTGACATGGCCTCTCCGAACCTGAATATGCGCGACCCGGTGATGTACCGCATCCTGCACGCCGAACATCACAGAACCGGAAATAAGTGGTGCATCTATCCGATGTACGATTTCGCGCATGGGCAATCCGACTCGATCGAGCGCGTCACGCATTCGATGTGTACGCTCGAGTTCACCGATCACCAGCCGCTTTATCAATGGTACATTCGCGAACTTGGCATCTTTCCATCGCAGCAAATCGAGTTCGACCGCCTCAACCTTACTTATACGTTGCTCAGCAAGCGCAAGCTGCTGCAACTGGTGCAGGAAAAATACGTCAGCGGCTGGGACGACCCGCGCATGCCCACTCTCTGCGGCATTCGCCGCCGCGGCTATACGCCGGAAGCGATCCGCAATTTCTGCGCGGCAGTCGGCGTCTCGCGGACTAACGGCACCACCGACTTCGCCATGCTCGAATACTTCGTTCGCGAGGATCTGAACAAACACGCTCCGCGAGCCATGGCCGTGCTTCGCCCGCTGAAAGTTGTCATCGACAATTACCCTGAGAATCAGAAGGAAGAACTCGAACTCGCGGTGAATCCAGAGGATACTTCCGCCGGGGTGCGAAAGGTTCCGTTTTCTCGCGAGCTATACGTCGAGCAAGACGACTTCCGGGAAGATCCGCCGAAGCAGTTCTTTCGGCTTTCGCCTGGACGCGAAGTTCGGCTGCGAGGTGGGTACTTCATCAAGTGCACCGATGTACGCAAGAACTCAGCCGGCGAGGTGGTTGAGGTCCATTGCACATACGATCCTGAGACCCGCAGCGGCAATGCGCCCGACAAGCGCAAAGTAAAGGCTACGATTCACTGGGTTTCTGCTGCCACTGCTCTCGATGCCGAGGTTCGACTCTACGACAAGCTGTTCAACATGCAGAATCCTAACCATGTTGAGGAAGGGAAGGACTTCACCGCGAACCTGAATCCTAACTCGCTTGAAGTTGTGCAGAACGCAAAGGTCGAACCCACGCTGGCCGGTGCCAAGCCTGGAGATCGGTTCCAGTTCGAGCGACTTGGTTACTTCTGCGTCGATCCAGACTCAAGCGGCGACCGCTTGGCCTTCAACCGCACCGTCGCTCTGAAAGACACCTGGGCGAAAATCGAGCAGCGGGGCAAATAA
- a CDS encoding DUF2306 domain-containing protein: MQAARLTTPKNLFYFAVAIATLFVLYNNERFFLHDRTDPEWVHLRPVGNWIFLHGIPGAIALLSAPIQFSSRIRNRYPVFHRTTGYVYFVSVLIAAPLGMYVARLLSSNPVSYTISWVHGGCWLLCTLIAIKLVRNRDITRHREWMMRSYSWALIFLTARIAIRVIHPTDPNTIDAIVWITMGTAMLWPQLIINWRQIFPKRKTQAVPIGRTAVAAGD; this comes from the coding sequence ATGCAAGCAGCACGCCTTACCACGCCCAAGAATCTGTTCTATTTCGCCGTCGCCATTGCCACGCTATTCGTGCTCTACAACAACGAGCGATTCTTCCTGCACGACCGAACGGACCCTGAGTGGGTACACCTTCGTCCGGTCGGCAATTGGATCTTCTTGCATGGCATCCCCGGCGCGATCGCGCTTCTCAGTGCGCCAATTCAGTTTTCGAGCCGCATCCGCAACCGTTATCCCGTATTCCATCGCACCACCGGCTACGTCTACTTCGTCTCAGTTCTGATCGCTGCGCCGTTGGGCATGTATGTCGCCCGCCTGCTTAGCTCGAATCCAGTGAGCTACACGATCAGTTGGGTTCACGGTGGCTGCTGGCTACTCTGCACTCTCATCGCCATCAAGTTGGTACGCAACCGCGACATTACTCGCCATCGTGAATGGATGATGAGGTCTTACTCCTGGGCGCTGATCTTCCTCACCGCGCGGATTGCGATCCGGGTCATCCATCCGACCGACCCGAATACAATCGATGCCATCGTCTGGATCACCATGGGCACCGCAATGCTCTGGCCGCAACTGATCATCAACTGGCGACAAATTTTCCCGAAGCGCAAAACACAGGCCGTGCCGATTGGTCGCACCGCAGTAGCCGCGGGCGATTAG
- a CDS encoding L,D-transpeptidase family protein: MPRPILTLLIGSVTLLTASLFAQVPPVLASANKLIVVTTPDWNNLQGTLTRYERHGKHWKRVGDKIEIVVGKNGLAWDPSLARGHSELYPGPVKHEGDGRSPAGIFPLNRGTFGFAPSLSESGNYRSLTPTTECVDDVKSQYYGQVVDRLKVQNVDWNSSEKMREIPQYVWGVIVNYNMDHAVPGNGSCIFLHKWTNSTTGTAGCTAMPIENIEAIVDWIGRKDHAVLVQLPESEYQRFQKQWQIP, encoded by the coding sequence ATGCCTCGGCCCATCCTAACTCTGCTGATTGGATCCGTAACTCTCTTGACCGCGAGCCTGTTTGCACAAGTCCCCCCGGTATTGGCATCGGCGAATAAACTCATTGTCGTTACCACCCCTGATTGGAACAATCTTCAGGGAACCCTGACGCGTTATGAGCGACATGGCAAGCACTGGAAGCGAGTAGGCGACAAAATCGAGATCGTAGTCGGCAAGAATGGCCTTGCCTGGGATCCATCACTCGCCCGAGGCCACTCCGAGCTATATCCCGGCCCCGTGAAGCACGAAGGCGATGGCCGATCTCCCGCTGGCATTTTTCCGCTCAATCGGGGCACGTTCGGTTTTGCGCCCTCGCTCTCCGAGTCGGGAAACTATAGGTCGTTAACTCCCACCACGGAGTGCGTTGACGACGTCAAGTCGCAGTATTACGGGCAGGTGGTCGACCGCCTCAAAGTGCAGAACGTTGACTGGAACAGCTCGGAGAAGATGCGCGAGATACCTCAGTACGTATGGGGGGTCATCGTCAACTACAACATGGACCACGCCGTGCCCGGTAACGGTTCCTGCATCTTTCTCCATAAGTGGACCAACTCGACGACTGGTACTGCCGGTTGCACTGCAATGCCAATCGAGAACATCGAGGCCATTGTCGACTGGATCGGTCGCAAAGATCACGCGGTGCTGGTCCAACTCCCCGAATCCGAGTACCAGCGTTTTCAGAAGCAGTGGCAGATTCCTTGA
- a CDS encoding porin: MRFITGAAAAIFVLAGFACAQSNDTQPAHAQSAADEGTREVAVNSASDAKVEARLVALEQKIQQLELENQQLKAEQIELRNRINAASQVRPAPTSAPVDLSSRLEEIGERGDLLQHNANAKEAPGVTAGRDTFSIVSPDKNFRLRFGGHVQMDGKSFIDRQGVPLINVFNIRRARAILEGDLGRFVSFRFMPEFGNGSNSIYDAYADLKLTPYTVLRGGKFKTPLGLELLQNDADRTFIEQSLTNNLVPNRDEGFQLYGDIRGRLAYQAAVLNGAPAGGNIDGIAPTGATTHNGKDVVGRIFATPFARGGQPLLKGLGFGIAASTGRQDENAVLPNFKSAAGQATFFTYSGTQSVTNIIADGRRLTYSPQAHYYAGPFGLMAEYVTLRQQIAGTNAAGEMINQAVDDHAWQIAGSWVITGEQKTFRGVVPRTGLEGGNIPLGIGAWELAARYSELTIDPTAFTVGFADSTKSANSARAWCVGLNWYLNYFTRLAFNYEQTRFGQGAVIGNRPTEHAVMERLQIAF; encoded by the coding sequence ATGCGTTTCATAACTGGTGCTGCTGCGGCTATTTTCGTTCTGGCCGGTTTCGCCTGCGCACAATCGAACGATACCCAGCCGGCCCACGCTCAATCCGCGGCTGATGAGGGCACGCGAGAAGTGGCGGTGAACTCCGCCTCTGACGCAAAGGTGGAAGCTCGGCTTGTTGCCCTGGAACAGAAAATACAGCAGCTTGAGTTGGAAAATCAGCAACTCAAGGCCGAGCAAATCGAACTCAGGAACCGCATCAATGCGGCCTCGCAGGTGAGACCTGCCCCCACCTCTGCTCCCGTGGACCTGAGCAGCCGCTTGGAGGAGATCGGTGAGAGAGGTGACCTCCTGCAACACAATGCAAACGCAAAGGAAGCGCCCGGCGTTACTGCCGGCCGCGATACGTTCTCAATCGTCAGCCCGGACAAGAACTTCCGGTTGAGATTTGGCGGCCACGTGCAAATGGACGGCAAATCCTTCATCGACAGGCAGGGAGTTCCGCTAATAAATGTATTCAATATTCGCCGCGCCCGCGCCATCCTGGAAGGCGATCTTGGCAGGTTTGTGAGTTTTCGTTTCATGCCTGAGTTCGGAAACGGCTCAAACTCAATCTACGACGCCTATGCCGATCTTAAGCTGACGCCTTACACCGTCCTTCGTGGTGGCAAGTTCAAGACACCCCTTGGCCTGGAACTGCTGCAAAACGACGCGGACCGAACATTCATCGAACAATCGCTGACGAATAATCTTGTGCCCAATCGTGATGAGGGATTTCAGCTTTATGGGGACATTCGTGGTCGCCTTGCATACCAGGCGGCAGTACTCAACGGCGCGCCCGCCGGCGGCAACATCGACGGAATCGCGCCCACCGGTGCGACAACCCACAATGGCAAGGATGTCGTGGGCCGCATCTTCGCGACGCCGTTCGCGCGCGGTGGGCAGCCGCTCCTGAAGGGCTTGGGCTTTGGCATCGCAGCATCAACCGGGCGACAAGATGAGAACGCAGTGCTGCCCAACTTTAAGAGTGCCGCTGGACAGGCGACGTTCTTCACTTATAGCGGTACGCAGAGCGTGACAAACATAATTGCGGACGGTCGGCGACTCACTTATTCACCACAGGCTCATTACTATGCGGGCCCGTTCGGGTTGATGGCGGAATATGTGACTCTGCGCCAGCAAATTGCCGGAACCAATGCTGCCGGGGAAATGATCAATCAGGCCGTTGACGATCACGCCTGGCAGATCGCCGGATCGTGGGTCATCACGGGCGAGCAGAAGACGTTCCGAGGTGTTGTCCCCCGAACCGGGCTGGAGGGCGGGAATATCCCGCTCGGAATTGGCGCATGGGAATTGGCTGCGCGCTACTCCGAACTGACGATTGACCCCACCGCTTTCACCGTGGGCTTCGCCGATTCCACCAAGTCGGCCAATTCGGCGCGTGCCTGGTGCGTCGGCCTCAACTGGTATTTGAACTACTTCACAAGACTGGCCTTCAACTATGAGCAGACACGCTTCGGACAAGGTGCGGTGATAGGAAATCGTCCCACGGAGCATGCGGTGATGGAGCGCCTGCAGATCGCGTTTTAG
- a CDS encoding universal stress protein translates to MAASVASVGLKSILVALDLSPRSQLVLDYAALIARHHCSKIIATHILYYGSPFPYDEIPPSGFQDVGSARRSLESMLSSKLPDVEHEVRMSGGDDAPKTLQAIASEYHVDLIVAGTQGRKGLKKLVAGSVAESLLRRVNCPVMTIGPLVSGCPATGSLHHILVATDFSSACARALSFSCEWSRTYNAGLTILHVCEESEVAASKAKLQCCPEAGIEKLVETGDVAERIARVAEQKGSGLITMALHPESPFLASHLGRTVVHRVITSVHCPVLTFPCTAQSPNR, encoded by the coding sequence ATGGCAGCTTCCGTCGCCTCCGTCGGTCTTAAGAGCATCCTCGTTGCGCTCGATCTATCCCCAAGATCCCAGTTGGTCTTGGACTATGCCGCTCTGATTGCGCGGCATCACTGCTCCAAGATCATTGCTACGCACATTCTGTATTATGGCTCTCCTTTTCCATATGACGAGATTCCGCCCAGCGGTTTCCAGGACGTCGGAAGCGCGCGGCGAAGCCTCGAATCAATGTTGTCTTCAAAACTTCCCGATGTTGAACACGAGGTCCGGATGTCAGGTGGCGATGATGCGCCAAAAACACTCCAAGCCATCGCGTCTGAATACCACGTAGACCTGATCGTTGCCGGGACACAGGGCAGAAAAGGGCTGAAGAAACTGGTTGCCGGGTCTGTTGCAGAATCACTTCTCCGCCGTGTCAATTGCCCCGTGATGACAATAGGACCCTTGGTAAGCGGGTGCCCGGCAACGGGCAGCTTGCACCATATCCTCGTCGCAACCGATTTCTCATCCGCGTGTGCGCGCGCCTTATCTTTCTCGTGCGAATGGTCTCGCACCTACAATGCCGGATTGACCATCCTGCATGTGTGTGAAGAGTCAGAGGTGGCGGCCTCGAAAGCAAAGCTGCAATGCTGCCCGGAAGCAGGGATCGAGAAACTTGTCGAAACCGGCGATGTTGCAGAACGTATCGCACGAGTGGCAGAACAAAAAGGGAGCGGACTGATCACGATGGCGCTGCATCCTGAATCCCCGTTCCTTGCGTCCCATCTGGGGCGGACCGTTGTGCACCGTGTGATCACGTCCGTGCATTGTCCTGTGCTCACATTCCCCTGCACCGCTCAATCGCCGAACAGGTAG
- a CDS encoding FAD-dependent oxidoreductase: MSRNRILIVGGVAGGLACAVRARRLDEHAEIVLFKRTEYVASTESCASADEEKAKIPASLKLLSSRFNIEVRAGHKVEAIDRLNKEVTVKQLTNGETYHDHYTALVLAPFASPRPPALPGIDLPGVFVQRSVPDDRSIQQWIDVHRPKSAVIVGAGLIGLETAQELVRRGLKVTILERQGQVLPCLDPEMAEFVRVRLLECHVDVHLKEDVIAFGLSQDGALLVRTSCTKHFATDMAVVSTRLRPETVLAAKAGLELGPWGGVIVDSQMRTSDPCIWAVGDIAESSEWPDTESRVVASAALANRQGRIAADAICGRPTRFRGLQRTGVCKAFGLTLATTGATESALRSSGITDFKSIYLHPDNHPSYKPGASPMHIKLIFSVVDGKVLGAQEIGENGDERTIDVIAMAIHMGAKVFDLEDAELCRASRYPQYKSAKDPVNLAGMIAANVMRGDVPCAEWEDFVRSRDSFVIDVRQPFEFAAGRLDGARNIPVEQLRQRLHELPREREILVCCGAGQIAYYAVRILLQHGFNAKLLSGGLRTYNHLPEDLTEWAATAQSRSEVTR, encoded by the coding sequence ATGTCGAGGAACCGCATTTTGATCGTCGGTGGGGTTGCAGGAGGGTTAGCCTGCGCAGTTCGGGCACGACGATTAGATGAGCACGCTGAGATTGTCTTGTTCAAACGGACCGAATACGTTGCGAGCACCGAATCCTGCGCCTCAGCCGATGAAGAGAAGGCCAAGATCCCTGCTTCGCTCAAGCTGCTGAGTTCACGTTTCAATATCGAAGTTCGGGCCGGGCACAAGGTTGAAGCCATCGACCGGCTGAATAAGGAAGTGACCGTAAAGCAGCTCACGAACGGCGAAACCTATCACGATCACTACACGGCTCTCGTGCTGGCGCCGTTTGCATCGCCGCGGCCTCCGGCGCTCCCGGGTATTGATTTGCCGGGCGTTTTTGTTCAGCGGTCAGTTCCCGACGACCGGTCAATCCAGCAATGGATTGATGTCCATCGGCCAAAGTCGGCGGTTATAGTCGGCGCAGGGTTAATAGGACTCGAAACCGCGCAGGAACTCGTGCGTCGTGGGCTGAAGGTCACAATCCTAGAAAGACAGGGGCAAGTGCTGCCGTGCCTCGATCCCGAGATGGCCGAGTTTGTCAGGGTGCGCCTGCTCGAATGTCACGTTGACGTGCACTTGAAGGAGGACGTGATCGCATTTGGCCTTTCTCAGGATGGAGCGCTTCTCGTGCGCACGAGTTGTACTAAACACTTCGCCACAGATATGGCGGTGGTCTCGACCCGCTTGCGGCCAGAAACGGTACTCGCTGCCAAGGCTGGACTCGAACTCGGACCTTGGGGAGGAGTCATTGTCGATTCTCAGATGCGCACCAGCGATCCATGCATATGGGCCGTTGGCGACATCGCAGAATCCTCTGAATGGCCTGACACTGAGTCGCGCGTGGTAGCGTCGGCCGCTCTTGCGAACCGCCAGGGACGTATTGCCGCGGATGCCATTTGCGGACGTCCGACACGATTCCGAGGTCTGCAACGCACCGGCGTCTGCAAGGCATTCGGTCTTACGTTGGCCACCACGGGAGCAACGGAGAGTGCGCTCCGATCCTCCGGCATCACCGACTTCAAAAGTATTTATTTGCATCCCGACAATCATCCCTCTTACAAGCCGGGGGCCAGTCCCATGCACATAAAGCTGATCTTCTCCGTTGTCGATGGCAAGGTCCTGGGCGCGCAGGAAATCGGTGAGAACGGCGACGAGCGAACTATTGATGTGATAGCAATGGCCATCCATATGGGTGCTAAGGTTTTCGATTTGGAGGATGCGGAACTTTGCCGGGCTTCTCGGTACCCGCAGTACAAGTCGGCAAAGGATCCGGTCAACTTAGCGGGAATGATTGCAGCCAATGTCATGCGAGGCGACGTGCCTTGCGCCGAATGGGAAGACTTTGTGCGAAGCCGGGATTCATTTGTGATCGACGTGAGGCAGCCATTCGAGTTTGCCGCCGGGCGATTGGATGGCGCACGCAACATCCCGGTCGAGCAGTTGCGTCAACGGTTACACGAACTGCCGCGCGAACGCGAAATCCTGGTCTGCTGCGGCGCAGGCCAGATCGCATATTACGCCGTGCGCATTCTGCTGCAGCATGGGTTCAATGCGAAACTATTATCAGGCGGGCTGCGGACTTACAATCACCTGCCTGAGGACCTCACAGAATGGGCTGCGACCGCGCAGTCACGCTCGGAGGTTACGCGGTAG
- a CDS encoding PEP/pyruvate-binding domain-containing protein — protein sequence MGQKTAAVFQKADGTVSALECLSGLSFSQLHQSLQVQRNEVERYVAAREELIPPDFSHRMDEVQGTDIAEAGGKAAALGEIRNKLHLPVPDGFVLTAEAYRQFCGTPLWEKIRDATHNLDLNDLAALQRISAQLTAMVMELPVPRAIEVAIIERARALQGSAGLAVRSSAVGEGGERTFAGQFVSLLNVPPHQLIDAYKRVVAGRFSERALFYRLSAGLSEIETALPVLFLNTLRARASGILYSRDPADPKSNVLWITATHGLGLDIASGRVPADLFVVTRRRPHHIVEQSVAAKEEEIVLLETGGHARRPLPSTQVTAPSLTPTEVETLAAWAVQLEEHFKTPQDVEWVLDDAGKLWIVQSRTLALATAASIKAKSRIKQEPLLAGGRTVYPGRVSGTAYLVSEPRLLQTTPEGAILFVRRASPEIVEVFPRIAGLVAESGNVTGHAAALLREAKIPAIFQLNGVFEKIHAGDPVSLDAVQPRVYAGNLWPSRTIEVSGSDRRWKNPVDPISERLLTLHLLDPAAADFRPSGCKSAHDVLRFCHEKAIGIMFEVGDIELESGSRRTSRRLLTPVPVNLHVLDLGGGLASTNGSTEEVRPEEIVSRPFQALWRGMSRPDVSWRREIPASFGDLASVISNALTAVHGPTRALGDMSYLLVADEYMNLNSRLAYHFSLVDACLSDVPSHNYISFRFAGGGAVHYRRNLRACFIEACLAHYGFVVDRRADLVNAWFKKAPAEETEANLDILGRLMASASQLDMYMTSDAVMRWFVEQFLQGNYTFAATKQDASQSTTAGKTEDHR from the coding sequence ATGGGCCAAAAAACCGCAGCGGTCTTCCAGAAAGCGGACGGTACGGTCTCCGCGCTCGAATGCCTGAGCGGACTGTCGTTTTCACAACTCCATCAGTCTCTTCAGGTCCAACGAAACGAAGTGGAACGCTATGTGGCAGCGCGCGAGGAATTGATCCCCCCGGATTTTTCCCACCGCATGGATGAGGTCCAGGGAACCGACATCGCCGAAGCGGGCGGCAAGGCAGCAGCCCTGGGCGAAATTCGTAACAAGCTTCATCTGCCCGTGCCCGACGGCTTTGTGCTTACCGCCGAAGCTTACCGGCAATTCTGCGGAACGCCGCTGTGGGAGAAGATTCGCGACGCCACTCACAATCTGGATCTCAACGATCTCGCCGCCTTGCAAAGAATCTCCGCTCAACTCACTGCGATGGTGATGGAGTTGCCCGTTCCGCGGGCGATCGAGGTAGCAATCATCGAGCGAGCTCGCGCACTCCAGGGATCGGCTGGATTGGCGGTCCGCTCCAGTGCGGTGGGTGAAGGAGGAGAGCGCACTTTTGCAGGCCAGTTCGTGAGCTTGCTCAACGTTCCACCTCATCAGTTGATCGATGCCTACAAGCGTGTTGTCGCCGGACGCTTCAGCGAGCGCGCCCTGTTCTATCGCCTCTCAGCCGGACTGTCGGAAATCGAGACGGCGCTCCCTGTCCTTTTTCTGAATACTCTTCGCGCACGCGCGTCGGGCATCTTGTATAGTCGCGATCCGGCAGACCCGAAGAGCAACGTTCTGTGGATCACGGCCACTCACGGACTGGGACTGGATATTGCCAGCGGCCGGGTGCCGGCCGACCTGTTTGTGGTTACTCGCCGGCGACCGCACCACATTGTCGAGCAGAGCGTCGCCGCCAAGGAGGAGGAAATTGTACTTCTGGAAACAGGTGGGCACGCTCGTCGCCCACTTCCCTCAACGCAGGTCACTGCGCCAAGCCTGACCCCCACCGAAGTTGAGACTCTCGCTGCATGGGCCGTGCAGTTGGAGGAACATTTCAAAACGCCGCAGGATGTGGAATGGGTTCTGGATGACGCAGGCAAGCTCTGGATCGTGCAGTCACGGACGTTAGCTCTTGCGACAGCCGCTTCCATCAAGGCGAAATCGCGGATCAAACAGGAACCATTGCTGGCCGGTGGCCGTACTGTGTACCCCGGGAGAGTGTCGGGAACAGCATATTTGGTTTCTGAACCCAGACTTCTGCAAACCACCCCGGAGGGAGCAATACTTTTTGTACGCAGAGCTTCGCCTGAAATCGTGGAAGTGTTCCCCCGTATTGCCGGCCTTGTCGCAGAGTCGGGAAACGTGACAGGGCACGCCGCCGCTTTATTACGGGAAGCCAAGATTCCCGCCATTTTTCAACTGAACGGCGTCTTCGAAAAAATACATGCGGGCGATCCCGTCAGCCTCGATGCTGTTCAGCCGAGGGTTTATGCCGGAAACCTGTGGCCGTCCCGCACGATCGAGGTAAGTGGCAGTGACCGTCGGTGGAAAAATCCAGTAGATCCGATCAGCGAGCGCCTGCTTACACTTCATTTGCTTGATCCCGCAGCCGCCGATTTTCGACCATCCGGCTGCAAGTCGGCCCACGATGTGCTCCGCTTCTGCCACGAGAAAGCCATCGGAATCATGTTTGAGGTAGGTGACATCGAACTGGAAAGCGGATCCCGGCGCACTTCCCGGAGGCTCCTCACCCCAGTGCCGGTCAATCTCCACGTCCTCGATTTAGGTGGGGGATTGGCCAGTACGAATGGTTCAACTGAGGAAGTCAGGCCGGAAGAAATTGTTTCCAGACCTTTTCAGGCTCTTTGGCGAGGAATGAGCCGGCCAGACGTCAGTTGGAGACGCGAGATACCCGCTAGCTTTGGTGATCTGGCGTCTGTGATTTCCAATGCCCTCACGGCAGTTCACGGTCCAACCCGCGCGCTTGGAGACATGAGCTATCTGCTCGTGGCCGACGAGTACATGAACCTGAACTCCCGGCTTGCCTATCACTTCAGCCTGGTCGATGCCTGCCTGAGCGACGTACCGAGTCATAACTATATTTCATTCCGCTTCGCTGGGGGCGGCGCAGTGCACTATCGGCGCAATCTTCGCGCATGTTTCATAGAGGCTTGTCTCGCGCACTATGGCTTCGTCGTCGATCGCCGTGCCGATCTCGTTAATGCCTGGTTCAAGAAAGCGCCGGCGGAAGAAACTGAGGCCAACCTCGATATTCTCGGGCGCCTCATGGCTTCCGCCAGTCAACTTGACATGTATATGACCAGTGATGCCGTTATGCGATGGTTTGTAGAGCAGTTTCTGCAAGGCAATTACACCTTCGCCGCAACGAAACAAGATGCCAGCCAGAGTACAACGGCCGGCAAAACAGAGGATCACAGGTAG
- a CDS encoding DUF4881 domain-containing protein yields MFNKSWSVTLAATLGLVLLSGCKLGRVSQGRVVEYDKSRGVMTIVLEADNPRPGEPRYALPVREVRIPGIASEMGPAPDPGKLLLLNAKKREIVFYHEQTLRSLRYSPIAESKGVTSDDDRVAKRQLPAIDRQNKTLTLYSPSERMLVTLALTDADVALPDETWKAGDEVRYYYKQPGQAIRLMNVTKTDLAKSGGGGH; encoded by the coding sequence ATGTTTAACAAATCATGGTCTGTTACTCTCGCCGCAACCTTGGGCCTTGTGTTGCTTTCCGGCTGCAAACTGGGACGAGTCAGCCAGGGCCGCGTGGTCGAGTACGACAAGTCCAGGGGCGTCATGACAATAGTCCTCGAAGCCGACAATCCTCGCCCCGGAGAACCCAGGTATGCTTTGCCCGTGCGCGAAGTACGGATTCCAGGTATAGCAAGCGAAATGGGGCCCGCTCCCGATCCCGGGAAACTACTCCTCCTCAATGCCAAAAAGCGGGAGATCGTTTTTTATCATGAGCAAACCCTTAGGAGTCTTCGCTACTCGCCGATTGCCGAGAGCAAAGGAGTTACCAGCGACGATGATCGCGTTGCTAAGAGGCAACTGCCCGCAATTGATCGCCAAAACAAGACCCTGACTCTATACTCCCCGTCGGAGCGGATGCTGGTTACGCTTGCATTGACGGATGCGGACGTCGCGCTCCCTGACGAAACCTGGAAGGCTGGCGATGAGGTGCGCTATTACTACAAGCAGCCCGGCCAGGCCATTCGTCTCATGAATGTGACCAAGACCGACTTGGCTAAGAGCGGCGGCGGAGGACATTGA